In a genomic window of Aggregatimonas sangjinii:
- the ahcY gene encoding adenosylhomocysteinase gives MSTETVSYVPYKVKDITLADWGRKEIGLAEAEMPGLMALREEYGDEQPLKGARIAGCLHMTIQTAVLIETLVALGADVTWSSCNIFSTQDHAAAAIASAGIPVYAWKGMNEEEFDWCIEQTLFFGESREPLNMILDDGGDLTNMVLDRFPELTDAIKGLSEETTTGVHRLYERVKNGTLPMPAINVNDSVTKSKFDNKYGCRESAVDAIRRATDTMLAGKRVVVAGYGDVGKGTAASFAGAGSIVTVTEIDPICALQACMDGFEVKKLETVIGTADIVITTTGNKDIIRAEHFKALKDKAIVCNIGHFDNEIDMAWLNDNHGNTKDEIKPQVDKYTIDGKDIIILAEGRLVNLGCATGHPSFVMSNSFTNQTLAQIELWKNSANYKNEVYMLPKHLDEKVAKLHLSRLGAELTELKEYQADYIGVTVEGPYKPDYYRY, from the coding sequence ATGAGTACAGAAACCGTTTCATATGTACCTTATAAGGTAAAAGACATTACCCTAGCTGACTGGGGAAGAAAGGAAATTGGCCTCGCAGAGGCAGAAATGCCCGGTTTGATGGCATTACGGGAAGAATATGGTGATGAGCAACCTTTGAAAGGGGCCCGTATCGCGGGATGCCTTCATATGACCATACAGACAGCGGTGCTTATCGAAACTTTGGTAGCTTTAGGTGCTGACGTTACATGGAGCTCCTGTAATATCTTCTCTACACAAGACCATGCCGCCGCCGCAATTGCCTCTGCTGGCATTCCCGTATATGCCTGGAAAGGAATGAACGAGGAAGAATTCGACTGGTGCATCGAGCAGACCTTGTTCTTCGGAGAATCACGCGAACCTTTGAATATGATTTTGGATGACGGTGGGGATTTGACCAATATGGTATTGGACAGATTTCCAGAACTGACCGATGCCATTAAGGGACTTTCGGAAGAAACCACCACGGGCGTGCACCGTTTATACGAGCGTGTAAAAAATGGTACGTTACCGATGCCCGCGATTAATGTGAACGATTCGGTGACCAAATCTAAATTCGATAACAAATACGGCTGTCGCGAAAGTGCGGTTGACGCTATCAGACGTGCTACCGATACCATGTTGGCCGGTAAGCGTGTAGTCGTTGCCGGATATGGTGATGTGGGTAAAGGTACAGCGGCCTCTTTTGCAGGTGCGGGATCGATCGTAACTGTTACCGAAATCGATCCGATCTGTGCTTTACAAGCATGTATGGATGGTTTCGAAGTCAAGAAACTGGAAACCGTTATTGGTACTGCCGATATCGTAATTACGACCACAGGTAATAAGGATATCATTCGCGCCGAACATTTTAAAGCTTTAAAGGATAAGGCGATCGTTTGTAATATCGGTCACTTCGATAATGAAATCGATATGGCCTGGTTGAACGACAACCACGGCAATACCAAAGATGAAATCAAACCTCAGGTCGATAAATATACCATTGACGGGAAAGACATCATCATTTTGGCCGAAGGTCGTTTGGTGAATCTGGGTTGTGCCACAGGCCACCCTAGTTTTGTAATGAGCAACTCCTTTACAAACCAGACTTTGGCGCAAATTGAATTGTGGAAAAACAGTGCCAATTATAAGAACGAGGTTTACATGTTGCCCAAACATTTAGATGAAAAAGTAGCCAAACTACACTTGTCGCGTTTGGGAGCCGAATTGACCGAACTGAAGGAGTATCAGGCGGACTATATCGGAGTTACCGTAGAAGGGCCTTATAAGCCGGATTACTACAGGTACTAA